The Intestinibaculum porci DNA window AGCTGTTAATCGGATTATTATGTGTTTAGGCTGTGTATGTATTATCATTGCGGCGACTTTATTTGTCTACAATAAACACTTATTAGAAAAGAATTATACCAATGCCCATAACATCTATAAGAAGGCTGAGGCATTGATACCACCGGTGTATATATCGAGTACATCAGGGGATCTTTCGATCTATGGCTATTTGGTCCGTGCGACTGTTTCTAGTGCTCATCTCCAATGTGTTGTCGCCAAGGACCATGATTTGCCATACTATCATAAGAAGATGATTGCTTTACCAGATTACCTCAAAGGGGATCTGCAGAAAGTCAGTATTGGAGAAACCATCATCTTACATAAAGTCAATGGCAAAAAGGTCACTTATAAAGTCACTGATAGCGGACGTATTCCCTATAAAAACTTAACCTCAGTAGGGTTAACGATTTATTGTCAAACTAATGGCTATTGTTACTTTATAAGCAGTAAGAGGATATAAGAAAGAAGTGTAAACATGAATATCGCAATTATTGATCAGGATGAAAGTTTTTGTAATGAAGTAGAAGGGGCGGTCTTATCGAATGGCCATTACTCAACCTATAAGTTTCACTCTTCTCAGGATTTCCTAGGCTGTGAACAAACTTTTGATATGATTCTTTTAGATATTGAATCACCGGATACCGCAGAAATCTCTTTATCAGATCAGTTACGTGAGCGAAATACACCGATTGTGTATTTATCAAAAGAACATGATCATTTAAAGAAAACCTTATCCGGTTATCTCAAACATCTCAAAACTGACGAAATAGGTGATGTTCCTTTTACCAATATCACTTATATTGAAAGAAACCATAAAGATTTAGTGGTTCACTTAAGTGATGGTGAGAATACAGAAATCAAAGATGGTAAACACTATTTACATGATTTAGATGATCGCTTTATTAAGATCAATCATACCACTTATATCTCCTTAGACTTCTTAGAATCCGTGAAATATAATGAAGCTATAGTCCATGGGGAAACCTTACACATTGGTCATCACCATGTGAAAGAATTACATGAAATTGTCAAAGATACT harbors:
- a CDS encoding response regulator transcription factor; the protein is MNIAIIDQDESFCNEVEGAVLSNGHYSTYKFHSSQDFLGCEQTFDMILLDIESPDTAEISLSDQLRERNTPIVYLSKEHDHLKKTLSGYLKHLKTDEIGDVPFTNITYIERNHKDLVVHLSDGENTEIKDGKHYLHDLDDRFIKINHTTYISLDFLESVKYNEAIVHGETLHIGHHHVKELHEIVKDTASK